The following are encoded in a window of Halorarum salinum genomic DNA:
- a CDS encoding DUF7095 family protein — translation MDRDAALDRVDAVVDAVESDPMPVPVREVWVYGDVALGLDPIERLDVYVTKDLHMRGDADAEAEFEASHGVKGVGKSVSAEWAREFPEHLRANDNGHAAPEKCLAAQLLPDDEPVHLEVCNAPFDRNVTQRLKGALAREDYAKILDPRGVQLWADGTRAEETMAKLRGGELPFPTLSGALEMLGVEGPKATEAAEAVRTYRDGQEGPTVRGDVV, via the coding sequence ATGGATCGCGATGCCGCCCTCGACCGCGTGGACGCCGTCGTCGACGCGGTCGAGTCCGACCCGATGCCGGTGCCCGTCCGGGAGGTCTGGGTGTACGGCGACGTCGCGCTCGGGCTCGATCCGATCGAGCGGCTCGACGTGTACGTCACCAAGGACCTCCACATGCGCGGCGACGCGGACGCGGAGGCCGAGTTCGAGGCGTCCCACGGCGTGAAGGGCGTCGGGAAGTCGGTCTCCGCCGAGTGGGCCCGCGAGTTTCCGGAGCACCTCCGCGCGAACGACAACGGCCACGCCGCCCCGGAGAAGTGTCTCGCGGCACAGCTCCTCCCGGACGACGAACCGGTTCACCTGGAGGTGTGTAACGCGCCGTTCGACAGGAACGTCACACAGCGGCTCAAGGGCGCGCTCGCCCGCGAGGACTACGCGAAGATCCTCGACCCGCGCGGCGTCCAGCTGTGGGCCGACGGCACCCGCGCCGAGGAGACGATGGCGAAGCTCAGGGGCGGGGAGCTCCCGTTCCCGACGCTCTCGGGTGCGCTGGAGATGCTCGGCGTCGAGGGGCCGAAGGCGACCGAAGCGGCCGAGGCCGTGCGGACCTACCGGGACGGCCAGGAGGGGCCGACGGTGCGCGGCGACGTCGTCTGA
- a CDS encoding class I SAM-dependent methyltransferase: protein MRRFTPEYLDRTRRGMWASRDALADLELDSRNRVLDVGCGTGELTRVLAEEAPDATVVGVDADPDLLGVAATGTGLDFCAGDALRLPFADDAFDLVACQALLSNLPEPAAAVREFARVSADLVAAIEPDNADVGVASTVGTEADLEARVRAAYIRGVGTDVALGEGVRRTFAAAGLSDLRTRRYHHEKRVEPPYSEADLAGARRKASGAGIADHEAELRNELAADAYDDLRRDWREMGREVVEQMADGEYERVEVVPFDVTVGRV, encoded by the coding sequence ATGCGCCGATTCACGCCCGAGTACCTCGACCGGACGCGCCGCGGGATGTGGGCCTCCCGCGACGCGCTCGCCGACCTCGAACTCGACTCGCGGAACCGCGTCCTCGACGTCGGCTGCGGGACGGGCGAACTCACCCGCGTCCTGGCCGAGGAGGCGCCGGACGCGACGGTCGTCGGCGTCGACGCCGACCCCGACCTCCTCGGGGTCGCGGCGACGGGGACGGGCCTCGACTTCTGTGCCGGCGACGCGCTCCGGCTCCCGTTCGCCGACGACGCGTTCGACCTCGTCGCCTGCCAGGCGCTGCTCAGCAACCTCCCCGAACCGGCCGCGGCGGTCCGGGAGTTCGCCCGCGTCTCCGCGGACCTGGTCGCGGCGATCGAACCCGACAACGCCGACGTGGGCGTCGCCTCGACCGTCGGGACCGAGGCGGACCTGGAGGCGCGCGTCCGGGCGGCGTACATCCGCGGCGTCGGGACCGACGTCGCGCTCGGCGAGGGAGTACGGCGGACGTTCGCGGCGGCCGGCCTGTCCGACCTCCGGACGCGCCGCTATCACCACGAGAAGCGCGTCGAGCCGCCCTACTCCGAGGCCGACCTGGCGGGCGCCCGACGGAAGGCCAGCGGCGCCGGCATCGCCGACCACGAGGCGGAACTCCGGAACGAACTGGCCGCCGACGCGTACGACGACCTCCGGCGCGACTGGCGCGAGATGGGGCGCGAGGTCGTCGAACAGATGGCCGACGGGGAGTACGAGCGGGTCGAGGTCGTGCCGTTCGACGTGACGGTCGGGCGGGTCTGA